From the Acetobacter aceti genome, one window contains:
- a CDS encoding DUF2076 domain-containing protein yields the protein MNNQERDLISKFIARVGGAPQTAAGSVPSTSPSLPPIDPEADSFIAENFQKYPEARYRITQMAVVQEAALVESQNRIRELQFQLQQAQQAVQQAQQSKGSSGGFLGGLFGGGQQRPQQAPPPGWGGQQGYAPQPQMQPMPPGFQPGMFRQGGSGFLGSALTTAAGVAGGMMAANALEGLFSDHHGGGEAAGGWGAPDQTVVNNYYGDSAGAGGAADPFAGAGTTADPGFDVGGNDGGNDGWGGGGDDWGGGDDQSF from the coding sequence ATGAATAACCAGGAACGCGATCTGATATCCAAATTCATTGCTCGTGTCGGAGGAGCGCCACAGACTGCTGCGGGGAGCGTACCCTCCACCAGTCCTTCCCTGCCGCCGATCGATCCCGAAGCGGATTCATTCATCGCCGAGAATTTCCAGAAATATCCGGAAGCCCGTTACCGCATCACGCAGATGGCTGTGGTGCAGGAAGCCGCGCTTGTTGAATCCCAGAACCGAATTCGTGAACTGCAGTTCCAGCTTCAGCAGGCGCAGCAGGCTGTGCAGCAGGCCCAGCAGTCGAAAGGCAGTTCGGGTGGTTTCCTTGGAGGACTGTTCGGGGGCGGACAGCAGCGTCCGCAGCAGGCGCCTCCTCCGGGATGGGGTGGTCAGCAGGGTTACGCTCCACAGCCGCAGATGCAGCCCATGCCGCCGGGATTCCAGCCCGGCATGTTCCGGCAGGGCGGCTCAGGTTTTCTGGGTTCAGCCCTGACAACCGCCGCAGGTGTTGCAGGCGGCATGATGGCGGCCAATGCGCTTGAAGGCCTGTTCAGCGATCATCACGGTGGCGGAGAGGCAGCCGGCGGCTGGGGTGCTCCCGACCAGACGGTGGTCAACAACTACTATGGTGACTCGGCTGGTGCGGGTGGGGCTGCCGACCCGTTTGCGGGAGCGGGCACCACTGCGGATCCGGGCTTTGATGTCGGAGGAAACGACGGTGGCAATGATGGCTGGGGTGGTGGTGGAGACGACTGGGGCGGCGGAGACGATCAGTCGTTCTGA
- a CDS encoding VacJ family lipoprotein, which translates to MVAPKPTDPDALADYQEANDKYEPLNRKMYNLSVTVDKYSMRPVAKAYVWAVPVPVRKSLGNMVQTMNEPVVFFNDVGAGKSRRAGDAFVRWCINMVAGVGGFIDVAKYAGYPHHDNDGGLTLATWGIPSGPYLFLPMMGPSTFRDGIGYGLDQGLSPWNYVPRGYGLLTFNWAYNIMGIINTRANHLDDLDQVQRDALDPYATIRSAYQQQRKAMAEAIKNDNRATVPDWYN; encoded by the coding sequence ATGGTGGCCCCGAAGCCGACAGATCCTGACGCCCTCGCCGACTACCAGGAAGCGAACGACAAGTATGAACCGTTGAACAGGAAGATGTACAATCTTTCGGTAACGGTGGATAAATACTCCATGCGGCCGGTCGCCAAGGCTTATGTCTGGGCCGTGCCGGTTCCCGTCCGCAAATCGCTCGGGAACATGGTGCAGACCATGAACGAGCCCGTGGTGTTCTTCAATGACGTTGGCGCAGGCAAGTCGCGCCGCGCTGGTGACGCGTTTGTCCGCTGGTGTATCAACATGGTGGCCGGTGTCGGCGGCTTCATTGATGTGGCGAAATACGCGGGTTATCCGCACCATGATAATGACGGCGGCCTGACCCTTGCTACATGGGGCATTCCATCCGGTCCCTACCTTTTCCTGCCCATGATGGGGCCGTCCACCTTTCGTGACGGCATCGGATATGGACTGGATCAGGGGCTTTCACCGTGGAACTATGTTCCGCGCGGCTATGGTCTTCTGACCTTCAACTGGGCCTATAATATCATGGGCATCATAAACACCCGGGCCAACCATCTCGATGATCTGGACCAGGTTCAGCGGGATGCGCTTGATCCGTATGCAACCATTCGAAGCGCTTACCAGCAGCAGCGCAAGGCCATGGCGGAGGCCATAAAGAATGACAATCGGGCGACTGTTCCCGATTGGTATAATTGA
- a CDS encoding phospholipid-binding protein MlaC, producing MQTSFTRRFLLGTLVAVSLISGVANPASAEGTATAFVRNLGDRLVAIVNSDLSGPQKKEKVLPILQGDVDVDAIGRFCLGRYWRTATPEQQADYLKLFRQVLANTITDKLGDYRGVSFTVGSATPKGEDQSVDTILHRPQQADANLEWIVNSSSGSPKIVDVVAEGASLRLTQRQDYASFIQQHGGQVSAILAALKLQVQHHQTAKSD from the coding sequence ATGCAGACCAGTTTTACCCGTCGCTTCCTGCTTGGAACGCTTGTCGCAGTCAGCCTGATATCCGGCGTGGCCAACCCGGCTTCAGCCGAGGGGACGGCCACGGCTTTCGTTCGCAACCTTGGCGACCGTCTGGTCGCAATCGTGAACAGCGACCTGTCGGGCCCGCAGAAAAAGGAAAAGGTTCTCCCTATTCTGCAGGGGGATGTCGATGTTGACGCCATCGGCCGCTTTTGCCTGGGGCGTTACTGGCGTACGGCAACGCCGGAACAGCAGGCTGACTATCTGAAGCTGTTCCGTCAGGTGCTGGCTAATACGATTACCGACAAGCTTGGTGATTACCGCGGAGTGAGCTTCACGGTCGGCAGTGCGACACCCAAGGGCGAGGATCAGTCTGTCGACACGATCCTGCATCGCCCGCAGCAGGCTGACGCCAATCTTGAATGGATCGTCAACAGCAGCAGCGGCTCGCCGAAGATTGTGGACGTTGTCGCCGAAGGGGCAAGCCTTCGTCTGACACAACGTCAGGATTATGCCTCCTTCATCCAGCAGCATGGCGGTCAGGTTTCGGCCATCCTGGCTGCACTCAAATTACAGGTCCAGCATCATCAGACTGCAAAGTCTGACTGA